GGCGAAGGGAACGGGGCGGCGTCGCTCAGCCGCCGTACAACTCGTCGACGACGAGGTGGGTACCGAAGCCGGCGACGAACACCATCGGGAACGTGACGAGCCACGCGAGGAAGCCCTGGCCGCCCGCGCCGTAGGTGAACAGCAACAGCAGGGTGCTCAACTCCCACCCAGCGAGCAGTTGCGGCGACAGGACCAACAGCATGTAGCAGACGTACGAGGTCGGCAGCAGCACGACGAGCACGCCAGTCGCGCTCCGCAGTTCCAGGCGCAGCAGTGACAGGGAGACACCCGCGACGAGCGTGAGCGCCGCGGGGAGCCACCCGGGCGTCGGCAGCGCCGCCGCGTACACCGCGTCCTGCACCCAGACGAACGTGAGGACACCGCCGAGCGCCGCCAGTAGGACGCCGAGCGCGACGATTTCGACGCGCGAGGCGCGGTAGCGCAACGAACTCACGAGTCGGCCCCCACGGTGGTCCCGACGTCGACCTCCGTCCGGTAGCCCACCACCTCGATGGGCAGCGACCCCGCGAGTCGCGCGCTCGCCACGTCGTCGCTCGTCAGCGGGTGGTGGTCACCGGCGGCGTCGAGCGTGAGCGTCAGGTCGGCGGACCCGCCCGGAGGTACCCGAGCACCCGAGACGGCGACGCCGCGCGACTCGGTCACGCGGGTGTCGCCGTCGAACAGCGCCAGTCCGGACTCGCTGGGATGTTGCCGCACGACGACTGCGGCGGTCGTGGGGTTGTCGACGCGGACGGTGACCTCGACGCGCGCGCCGTCGTCGAGGACGGTCGCGTCGGTCGCCGTGACGGCGACCCGACTCGTGTTCGCCACCGCGAGGTGACCCGAGAGCACGGGGACGAGCATGGCGGTCGCGACGATGGCGACCGCGAGGAGGAGGGCGACCGTGCTCCGACGGCGGTCGGGGAACTCGACCATACGCGTCGCTGATGCTGTCGACACCTAAGCGCGTTGAAAATGGGTCGCCCCGGGGGGCGATTACTCCTCCTCGTCGTCGTCCGCGTCGGCCTCGGCGGCCTCCAGCGCGTCGGCGGGGACGCCCTGCTCTTGCCCCTCCTCGAAGCTGACCGTGTACGTCGCGTCGCCGAACATCGTCTCCATGACCTGCGTCACGGTGCCCGTCTCGCCGTCGAACTCGCTGTGCACGTCGTGCAGCACGACGCTGTCGTCCTTCTCGAAGTCTGTCATGGAGCCACGTTCGTCGTGGCCGTACAAAAGGCCCTTGAACCGTTACCGCGACCGCGAGTCCGATCGGCTGCCGACGCCGGACCGGTCGTCGCCGTCACCGCGTCGGAGGTACACCCAGGCGCCCGCGCTCGCGACGCAGTAGCCCGCCCCGACGACGGCGAGGAGGCCGGCGAGTCGTGCGACGAGCGCTCCCCCGGCGGCGACACTCCCCAACGAGTCGACCAGTCCGAGCGCGACGAGCGTCGACCGCTCACTGGCCGCGAGCACGCCGTTGGCGGCGACCCCGACTGCCCGCGCCGCGACGGCGACGACGACCGCGACCGCTACCCCCAGCGGGAGCGCGGAACCGAACGGCGCCGACGGTGGGCGGCGACGCCGGCGGACGGTGGTCGGGCCGTCTCGCTCGGTGTCTGCGAGGCGTCGCGGTCGCTCTCCACCACCGCCGCCGCCGCCGTCGGCGGCCGACCGCTTGTTCCGACCGGGGCCCGAGCGCCGCATCGGAACCGAGTGCGTCCCGATGTCTGATAAACTTTATTCGGGGAATTCGACTCGAAATTATCTCACTCTCCGGCGACGAGGATCACAGCAACGACCGCGAAGGCGACGCCGAGGAGTTTCCGCGCGGTGACCGGTTCGTCGAGGAGGACGACGCCGACGGCCGAGGAGGCGACGAAGAACATGGCGAAGATGGGCGCGACGACCGAGACGCGCCCGACCGAGAGCGCCCGGTAGTACGCGAGGATACCGACTCCGAGGCACAGGCCCGCGGCGAGGACGTAGCGCATCCGCGGGTCCGCGAAGTGTTCGACGACGCCCTCGCCGGTGGCGCCGATGACGCCGAGCGTGAGGACGACGAGGACCGTGTTCGCGACGAGCGC
The DNA window shown above is from Halobaculum marinum and carries:
- a CDS encoding DUF1918 domain-containing protein, with the translated sequence MTDFEKDDSVVLHDVHSEFDGETGTVTQVMETMFGDATYTVSFEEGQEQGVPADALEAAEADADDDEEE
- a CDS encoding EamA family transporter — protein: MNYLVWAVVAMGAYSLVAPLMRLATAGQGAIPSTVAALVANTVLVVLTLGVIGATGEGVVEHFADPRMRYVLAAGLCLGVGILAYYRALSVGRVSVVAPIFAMFFVASSAVGVVLLDEPVTARKLLGVAFAVVAVILVAGE